A portion of the Caenorhabditis elegans chromosome III genome contains these proteins:
- the C34C12.12 gene encoding Transposase (Confirmed by transcript evidence) codes for MKVSRNHEKWITDDEFAADEEAMSNMILNLQLLGLLGSLPRGIGKMYRTS; via the exons ATGAAAGTTTCAagaaatcacgaaaaatggATC acagaTGACGAATTCGCAGCGGACGAGGAAGCGATGTCGAATATGATTCTTAACTTGCAATTGCTCGGTTTGTTGGGATCGCTTCCAAGAGGAATCGGAAAGATGTATCGAACAAGCTG A
- the K01A11.3 gene encoding USP domain-containing protein (Confirmed by transcript evidence), whose amino-acid sequence MMEEIRKKKEKHLVEKERWTKMEEELERVKEREQEILDKLPGLKLQNPGNSCFLNVAIQMMQKAGCGRHFKRTCETPMHKQLKWIFDGKKETKDATVLRSLLSDKTLKTGAQRPFKAFNALMEDLSTECGARHEPLCSMFSYQLISTLKGYTGGCGEYQLSIEKRTSCLEYTLGKRRTFLDVVASKEQKCLKKHTVEGDFLGQREWRVELKNSKFLLVNIRRRPGQDTGLLDPREPNIFLGNKLKLVGFVEVEMCGGGEYHAISWTRHGDYWTRHNDDKETEIYEHPINWTAMTIGHLFLFEKVDT is encoded by the exons ATGATGGAGGAGATTcggaagaagaaggagaagcaCTTGGTGGAAAAGGAGAGATGGACCAAGATGGAGGAGGAGCTTGAGAGGGTAAAAGAGCGTGAACAG GAGATCCTCGATAAGCTTCCTGGATTGAAGCTCCAAAACCCTGGTAATTCATGCTTCCTCAACGTCGCTATCCAGATGATGCAGAAAGCTGGATGTGGCCGTCACTTCAAAAGGACATGTGAGACTCCAATGCACAAGCAGCTCAAATGGATTTTTGACGGGAAAAAAGAGACGAAGGACGCTACAGTGCTCCGCAGCCTGCTCTCTGATAAGACGCTCAAGACGGGTGCACAACGACCGTTCAAAGCCTTCAATGCTCTCATGGAG GACCTCTCGACTGAATGTGGTGCCCGCCACGAACCACTTTGCTCAATGTTCAGCTACCAACTGATCTCAACGCTCAAGGGTTACACCGGAGGCTGCGGAGAATACCAGCTGTCCATAGAGAAACGAACCTCTTGCTTGGAATACACACTGGGCAAGAGGAGAACATTCTTAGACGTAGTAGCGAGTAAAGAGCAGAAGTGCCTGAAAAAGCACACAGTCGAGGGTGACTTTCTGGGACAAAGGGAATGGCGGGTCGagctaaaaaattcgaagttcCTATTGGTGAACATCCGCAGAAGGCCGGGCCAGGACACGGGGTTGTTGGACCCAAGAGagccaaacatttttctggggAACAAGTTGAAGCTTGTCGGATTCGTTGAAGTGGAGATGTGTGGTGGTGGCGAGTATCATGCAATCTCTTGGACTCGTCATGGAGACTACTGGACGCGACACAACGACGATAAAGAAACCGAAATCTACGAGCACCCAATTAACTGGACAGCCATGACCATCGGGCACTTGTTTCTTTTCGAGAAGGTTGATACTTGA